Part of the bacterium genome, TGACAATCTCTGAAATCTGTGGCTTCATTTTACTAACACCAGCTTTTTAGTGATAATTTTATTGTTAACCTCAAGTCGAAGGTAGTTGCTGCCATTCCACCCTCCTATAGCGTATATCTTATCATTTACTACACTAACTGCCGGGCCATACCGTGGAGTTGGCATTGGTGTCTTGGTAGCCCATGAATTAGTTGCTTGGTTATACTTCTCATTAGTAGCAATATGCTCACCGCTCGAATTCCCCCCAATAGCATATATCTTACCAGCCACTACAGCAACCCCTAAAGCATCTCTTGCAGTTGACATATTCACCTTAGTAGACCAGCTATCAGCAAATACAAGCCCACTAAACCCAATGAATATCAAGATAGTTAATAACTCCATTTTCACTCTTGCTCCTTATCAGAAAGGATAGGGAGCAAAAGTCCCCTATCTTAATTACCTCACTACAACCATTTTCCTTGTCACATTGTTATTACCAACTCTAAGCTGGCAGAAGTAGATACCTGACTCAACATATTTTCCATTTGCATCTTTACCATCCCATACAACAGTAGTTAGTAGTGAGTAGTTAGTATTTAGCGGAAAAGACCTAACTACCCTGCCAGTGAGGTCGTAAATCAGAATT contains:
- a CDS encoding kelch repeat-containing protein gives rise to the protein MELLTILIFIGFSGLVFADSWSTKVNMSTARDALGVAVVAGKIYAIGGNSSGEHIATNEKYNQATNSWATKTPMPTPRYGPAVSVVNDKIYAIGGWNGSNYLRLEVNNKIITKKLVLVK